The following proteins come from a genomic window of Methanothrix sp.:
- a CDS encoding endonuclease NucS domain-containing protein produces MSTEIKTWQILDGKLIPIATNLSKEGHTEPDDLESWIASNPEIVGPDIMVIGRQVNTDSGTVDLLGIDIYGNTVIIELKRDALPREALAQAIDYAASVAGWSVDKLNDICSNYRSKELEDAFSEAFPDVDLDSINLNSTQRIVLVGFSIEDSLKRMIKWLSEHHDVNINAVVLSYVKTKGGDELLLRTVVINEDIARERIQEAQKKKKFTNLTPIDFMNKCVPELRSFFQYILDEAERNGFSIYWGTKSYSVRMYLPSEDAHASFLYCKPTGELSFYFAQLRLSDEVAKDLRKQLLSYGIFRESGKKTLVAELDVNTVGKAKEVVDFILSSLKAFVENPEANANYAHSDAE; encoded by the coding sequence ATGAGCACTGAGATCAAGACCTGGCAGATACTTGACGGCAAATTGATACCCATCGCGACCAATCTGAGCAAGGAAGGGCACACCGAGCCAGATGATCTCGAGTCCTGGATCGCATCCAATCCGGAAATAGTTGGACCAGACATCATGGTCATCGGCAGACAGGTAAATACAGATTCTGGTACCGTTGATCTTCTGGGCATCGACATATATGGAAACACCGTTATCATAGAGCTGAAGCGTGATGCCTTACCACGTGAAGCACTAGCGCAGGCAATTGATTACGCAGCAAGTGTGGCAGGCTGGTCTGTGGATAAATTAAATGACATCTGCTCGAATTACAGGTCTAAAGAGCTTGAAGATGCTTTCAGTGAAGCGTTTCCGGATGTCGATCTGGATAGCATTAACCTGAATAGCACACAGAGGATCGTCCTGGTTGGATTCTCGATAGAGGACTCGCTCAAAAGAATGATCAAATGGCTCTCAGAGCATCATGATGTCAATATCAACGCTGTGGTACTCAGTTATGTCAAGACCAAAGGCGGTGATGAGCTGCTGCTCCGGACCGTGGTGATTAATGAGGATATTGCCCGAGAGCGGATACAAGAGGCTCAAAAGAAAAAGAAGTTTACAAATCTTACACCTATTGATTTCATGAATAAATGTGTGCCTGAATTGAGATCGTTCTTCCAGTATATCCTGGATGAAGCTGAAAGGAATGGATTCTCGATATACTGGGGTACTAAGAGCTATTCGGTTCGGATGTATCTGCCATCAGAAGACGCACATGCCAGTTTTCTCTACTGCAAGCCCACTGGCGAGCTTAGTTTTTATTTCGCTCAGCTGCGGTTATCTGATGAGGTTGCAAAGGATTTACGAAAACAGCTGTTATCATACGGCATATTCAGAGAATCAGGCAAAAAGACCCTGGTTGCGGAGCTGGACGTGAACACAGTCGGCAAGGCGAAAGAAGTAGTCGATTTTATTTTATCTAGTTTAAAAGCTTTCGTAGAGAATCCTGAGGCAAATGCAAACTATGCCCACTCAGATGCAGAATAA
- a CDS encoding DUF1232 domain-containing protein, with protein sequence MDRFDKILEKDIEGYEGEHSDLVRYAPAFYRLMSRMLGDPELPRCMWKLVIAAIAYFILPSDIIPEESHGAEGYVDDIFLCAMVADQVRTATGSDEILLKNWDGDEPIVPLVRDILNRERELIGDKKEALMSYIGYEELVNASQ encoded by the coding sequence TTGGATAGATTCGACAAGATACTCGAGAAGGACATAGAGGGGTATGAGGGAGAGCACAGCGATCTCGTGAGATACGCCCCTGCGTTTTACAGGCTCATGAGCCGCATGCTCGGTGATCCGGAGCTGCCCAGGTGCATGTGGAAGCTGGTCATAGCGGCGATAGCATATTTCATCCTGCCATCAGATATCATTCCTGAAGAATCGCACGGTGCAGAGGGCTATGTGGATGACATATTCCTGTGCGCCATGGTTGCTGATCAGGTGCGCACAGCCACGGGATCCGATGAGATACTCCTGAAGAACTGGGACGGAGATGAACCCATAGTTCCGCTTGTTCGCGATATTCTGAACAGGGAGAGGGAGCTGATAGGCGACAAGAAGGAAGCTCTCATGAGCTACATCGGCTATGAGGAGCTGGTAAACGCCAGTCAATGA
- a CDS encoding DUF5350 domain-containing protein, whose translation MGKTGSVVWQKIKGRKGQVRMVPSSEVSYKKPGPLHKYTSSGSRRRWMKRSEKAAATR comes from the coding sequence ATGGGAAAAACAGGAAGTGTAGTCTGGCAGAAGATAAAGGGCCGAAAGGGACAGGTCCGCATGGTACCGAGCTCAGAAGTATCCTACAAGAAGCCGGGACCCCTTCACAAGTACACATCCAGCGGTTCCAGGCGCAGATGGATGAAGAGGTCTGAGAAGGCTGCAGCCACCAGGTAA
- the thiI gene encoding tRNA uracil 4-sulfurtransferase ThiI encodes MVRYGEVALKDSWTRSSWERLLRANISHDLRAACIDFRMTGEGGRIYVHTADERAPSTISRVFGVVSVSPAYSVHPRITDISELAVSIALMRSPKSFAIRSRRAGGEISSERIAVEVGAAVQRATGADVDLDNPELEIFVEARPERALVFTEIMRGVGGLPLGSQSRMLALISGGIDSPVAAWLIMRRGSPVSLLHFDASPYADSREQVIRQAEILQSWMSGRRLDLVIVRNARAIDVISSRYPRETCVLCRRLMYHVSSVVMKRMRAKGIVTGYSLGQVASQTPENIMAEQVGIEAPVYHPLIAMDKTEIMDLARRIGTYDVSTGSKQCRAAPRKPVTKAKLDEILRIEGELALRELAMELADEMEVVRVRKQEVSHEDAD; translated from the coding sequence CTGGTTCGGTATGGAGAGGTCGCTCTCAAGGACAGCTGGACCAGGTCGAGCTGGGAGAGGCTCCTGAGAGCGAACATATCCCATGATCTTCGCGCGGCCTGTATAGATTTCAGGATGACTGGAGAGGGCGGAAGGATATACGTCCACACCGCAGATGAGAGAGCGCCCTCCACGATCTCCAGGGTTTTTGGCGTTGTTTCGGTCAGCCCCGCCTACAGCGTGCATCCCCGGATAACTGATATCTCCGAGCTTGCGGTGAGCATCGCCCTGATGCGCTCGCCGAAGAGCTTTGCAATAAGATCGAGGCGTGCCGGAGGCGAGATATCCAGCGAGAGGATAGCTGTGGAGGTCGGAGCTGCGGTCCAGCGCGCCACGGGGGCGGATGTCGATCTCGATAATCCAGAGCTGGAGATATTCGTCGAGGCCCGCCCGGAGAGGGCGCTGGTCTTCACCGAGATCATGCGGGGCGTTGGGGGTCTCCCTCTAGGCTCTCAGTCCAGGATGCTCGCGCTGATCTCCGGCGGCATTGACTCTCCTGTGGCGGCATGGCTTATCATGCGTCGCGGATCTCCTGTGTCGCTGCTCCACTTCGATGCCTCGCCATACGCTGACTCCAGGGAGCAGGTGATCAGACAGGCCGAGATACTTCAGAGCTGGATGTCAGGAAGGCGGCTCGATCTGGTCATAGTACGTAACGCACGTGCGATCGATGTGATATCATCCAGATACCCCAGGGAGACCTGCGTTCTATGCAGACGGCTGATGTACCATGTCTCCTCTGTCGTGATGAAGCGGATGAGAGCGAAGGGCATCGTGACCGGATACTCCCTCGGGCAGGTGGCATCCCAGACCCCTGAGAACATCATGGCAGAGCAGGTCGGGATCGAGGCGCCCGTATACCATCCACTGATCGCGATGGACAAGACCGAGATCATGGATCTGGCACGCAGGATCGGCACGTACGATGTATCCACAGGATCTAAGCAGTGCCGGGCTGCGCCGAGGAAGCCTGTGACCAAGGCGAAGCTCGACGAGATCCTGAGAATCGAGGGTGAGCTGGCTCTGAGGGAGCTCGCAATGGAGCTCGCGGATGAAATGGAGGTCGTGAGAGTAAGGAAGCAGGAAGTGTCACATGAAGATGCGGATTGA
- a CDS encoding 4Fe-4S dicluster domain-containing protein has product MMFFLEKNDLPELLRRASAYFEIIAPVLVNGEPQLVSWRGEDLALGAPNPLLPPTRLFLPPRETLFTYLQESGLYTFQVPQVKERLIVGVRPCDLRALSLLDRIMLSEPADELYSKRRRSTAIVALSCTEPSESCFCAQMGSGPEAHEGFDLLLTDLGERYLLETGSPDGIMLARLSEELLERGDDAEKRALMRESRERILSARPWLSQERMRSKLREIDWRSMSRECISCGGCSFVCPTCHCFTIADLGLPDGERIRCADSCILSGFHRMASGANPKARPEERLLSWYMEKLEYMLSRAGMPGCVGCGRCERVCFSGLHKTDLFR; this is encoded by the coding sequence ATGATGTTCTTCCTCGAAAAGAACGACCTCCCTGAGCTGCTCAGAAGGGCCAGCGCATACTTCGAGATCATCGCACCTGTTCTCGTGAATGGGGAGCCGCAGCTGGTCTCGTGGAGGGGAGAGGATCTGGCGCTCGGCGCCCCGAATCCGCTCTTACCGCCAACACGGCTGTTTCTCCCGCCGCGTGAGACGCTCTTCACATACCTCCAGGAGAGCGGCCTTTACACATTTCAGGTTCCTCAGGTCAAAGAGAGGCTGATCGTCGGCGTGAGACCATGCGATCTCCGTGCACTCTCCCTGCTTGACAGAATAATGCTCTCCGAGCCTGCTGACGAGCTGTACTCAAAACGCAGAAGATCGACTGCTATAGTCGCTCTGAGCTGCACTGAGCCGTCCGAGAGCTGCTTCTGCGCCCAGATGGGATCTGGACCTGAGGCGCATGAGGGCTTCGATCTCCTTCTCACTGATCTGGGAGAACGCTACCTCCTGGAGACCGGGTCTCCGGATGGCATCATGCTCGCGCGGCTCTCAGAGGAGCTTCTCGAGAGGGGCGATGATGCGGAAAAGAGGGCGCTGATGAGAGAAAGCCGTGAGAGGATCCTGAGCGCCAGGCCCTGGCTCTCTCAGGAGCGCATGCGATCCAAGCTCAGGGAGATCGACTGGAGATCCATGTCGAGGGAATGCATCTCCTGCGGCGGATGCAGCTTTGTATGCCCCACGTGCCACTGCTTTACGATCGCAGATCTCGGCCTGCCAGACGGTGAGAGAATCAGATGCGCTGACTCCTGCATACTCTCCGGATTCCACAGAATGGCATCCGGTGCAAACCCTAAGGCCAGACCTGAGGAAAGGCTCCTCTCATGGTACATGGAGAAGCTGGAGTACATGCTCTCGCGCGCTGGAATGCCGGGATGCGTTGGGTGCGGAAGATGCGAGAGGGTCTGCTTCTCCGGCCTCCACAAAACAGATCTCTTCAGGTGA